One genomic segment of Sphingomonas sp. JUb134 includes these proteins:
- the uxuA gene encoding mannonate dehydratase gives MMMTQTMRWFGPADPVALADIRQAGASEVVTALHEVPNGAVWSREAIAARKAQIEEAKLGWTVVESLPVHEGIKTRSASWDQLIDAYLQSLRNLAACGITVVTYNFMPLLDWTRTDLAWPLPTGARALRFDPVMVAAYDLHILRRPDAAADYDPAIRDAADRAHHAMEEAARLRLERTIIAGLPGSEEHFTSAEFLRCIDTYADVDAGRLRANHLAFLEAVCPEADALGIRLVVHPDDPPFPIFGLPRVVSTEADVSDLFARVPNPSNGLCFCTGSFGVRADNDLPGMVERLGSRIGFLHLRSVQREPEGAFHE, from the coding sequence GCAGACCATGCGGTGGTTCGGCCCCGCGGATCCGGTCGCGCTGGCCGACATCCGCCAGGCCGGGGCCAGCGAAGTCGTCACCGCATTGCATGAGGTGCCGAACGGTGCCGTCTGGTCGCGAGAGGCGATCGCCGCTCGCAAGGCGCAGATCGAGGAGGCGAAACTTGGCTGGACGGTGGTCGAGAGCCTGCCGGTGCATGAGGGGATCAAGACCCGCTCGGCCAGCTGGGACCAGTTGATCGACGCGTATCTCCAGAGCCTGCGCAACCTCGCCGCCTGCGGCATCACCGTCGTCACCTATAACTTCATGCCCCTGCTCGATTGGACGCGAACGGACCTTGCGTGGCCGCTACCGACCGGCGCCCGCGCGCTGCGCTTCGATCCGGTCATGGTCGCGGCCTATGACCTGCATATCCTGCGCCGCCCCGATGCCGCCGCGGACTATGATCCCGCGATACGCGATGCCGCAGACCGTGCCCATCACGCCATGGAGGAGGCGGCACGGCTCCGCCTGGAGCGGACCATCATCGCCGGCCTGCCGGGAAGCGAAGAGCATTTCACCTCTGCCGAATTCCTCCGCTGCATCGACACCTACGCGGATGTGGACGCCGGCCGGCTGCGCGCCAACCATTTGGCCTTTCTTGAGGCGGTCTGTCCGGAAGCGGACGCGCTCGGGATCAGGCTCGTCGTTCACCCGGACGACCCCCCCTTCCCCATCTTCGGCCTGCCGCGCGTGGTGAGCACCGAGGCGGACGTTTCGGACCTGTTCGCCCGGGTCCCCAACCCCTCCAACGGGCTCTGCTTCTGCACCGGCTCGTTCGGGGTGCGCGCCGACAACGACCTTCCGGGCATGGTCGAACGGCTGGGCAGTCGCATCGGCTTCCTGCATCTGCGATCCGTGCAGCGCGAGCCGGAGGGCGCCTTTCACGAGG